A genomic window from Pelagicoccus albus includes:
- a CDS encoding family 78 glycoside hydrolase catalytic domain produces MRVWDDQGDVSDWSPCAKLWIGISQSEWDGDWIGWDQPNQLELDEIDFGEAKWIWHPGGDAIHQAVFVGTLDIPANLQIEHAELALKVSGRYRFYSGPEQFSFDLSDSPEQTQPYVRDITERLRCGENRIYLWAERVEGEKAGVLFRLTVRLSSGEVRSLYSNCGWLCSERFQARWFEAETEAWPHAVEIGVYGDTPWGKVLGRKYHLPPAIYLRNEIQIRKPVRRATLFATALGCYDVHLNGERVNQSYFNPGWTDYRKRLYYQGYDVSEMLRQGSNAFGAVLADGWYSGYLGWLHQKNHYGKNRRFRCVLVVKYQDGEEERFFSDNGWKANTAGLLEADFLHGETYDARLSQLGWDESPFKDDSWQPVDCGAELNPVFEAYPGAPVVPLLDEMFKPVRISESSTGVFVADFGQNFTGVAEITIQNPKKGQRIEFRFGERLNEDGSLYTQNLRSARATDTYICRGDPLETWSPRFTFHGFQYVEVTGLEEPLTEEMIKGLPLSADCEQVGFFECSDEMLNKLARNIYWSQRSNFLEVPMDCPQRDERLGWCDGAQTFFGAAAYRADVQAFYRKWCQDLVDAQLPDGQFPFLAPLAVIEEERIGDMWAGSSPGWNDAGVICPWSLYEFYGDKTMLAKCYPSMLRCIASYVDQSDSSFLPPDGYRCLGDWLNHDADTPHDVIRTAYFAHSVKLVAQTAEVLGFSEDAETYAQLFGRIAEAFRKAYVDEAGRVKGDTQAAYALSIQFDLLGEEQLAMASSHLVRSVVERAWTPSTGLLVTLPLMQALSKINRRDVALKILQNDRFPSWKFSIRNGATTIWERWDSWTPEEGYGDMFMNSFNHFTLGGVYQWMAENIGGIRNVGIAFDEIAIAPCPSEELSFASFKFRSPRGLISVDWKVDNGGLKIDCQAPGSITVRLGDVDLNKLSEFKVNGSLITVEDGFGGEGAFSCEQSNQ; encoded by the coding sequence GTGAGGGTATGGGACGATCAAGGTGATGTTTCGGACTGGAGTCCTTGCGCCAAGCTTTGGATCGGGATTTCCCAGTCGGAGTGGGACGGAGACTGGATTGGCTGGGATCAGCCAAACCAGTTGGAATTGGATGAAATTGATTTTGGAGAAGCCAAGTGGATTTGGCATCCTGGAGGTGACGCTATCCATCAAGCTGTATTCGTTGGGACTCTGGATATACCAGCAAATCTTCAGATCGAGCATGCCGAGTTGGCTCTAAAAGTGTCAGGACGATACCGATTCTATTCGGGACCCGAGCAATTCAGTTTCGACCTGTCGGATAGCCCGGAGCAAACGCAACCCTACGTCCGCGACATAACGGAGCGATTGCGGTGCGGTGAAAACCGAATCTACCTTTGGGCTGAACGGGTGGAGGGGGAAAAAGCGGGTGTCCTGTTTCGCTTGACGGTTCGTCTTTCCTCTGGAGAGGTGCGGAGTTTGTATTCAAATTGTGGATGGTTGTGTTCGGAACGTTTCCAAGCGAGGTGGTTTGAAGCTGAGACAGAAGCTTGGCCTCATGCGGTTGAAATTGGCGTTTACGGAGACACTCCCTGGGGGAAGGTATTGGGTCGGAAATACCATTTGCCTCCTGCAATCTACTTGAGGAATGAAATCCAAATTCGAAAGCCTGTTCGAAGAGCTACCCTATTTGCGACAGCTTTGGGATGTTATGATGTCCATCTCAATGGAGAACGTGTGAATCAAAGCTATTTCAATCCAGGGTGGACGGATTATCGAAAACGGCTTTATTATCAGGGTTACGACGTGAGCGAAATGCTGAGGCAGGGCTCGAACGCTTTTGGAGCAGTCCTTGCGGATGGCTGGTATAGCGGGTATCTAGGCTGGTTGCATCAGAAAAACCACTACGGAAAGAATCGGCGATTCCGTTGCGTACTTGTAGTGAAATACCAGGATGGAGAAGAGGAGCGTTTTTTCTCCGACAATGGTTGGAAGGCAAATACCGCAGGGCTCCTTGAAGCTGATTTTCTCCATGGCGAAACCTATGACGCCCGCCTCTCCCAACTCGGTTGGGACGAGAGTCCTTTCAAAGATGACTCTTGGCAGCCGGTCGACTGTGGAGCCGAGTTAAATCCTGTCTTCGAAGCCTATCCCGGGGCTCCGGTCGTTCCATTATTGGATGAAATGTTTAAGCCTGTTCGGATCTCTGAATCCAGTACGGGAGTTTTTGTGGCAGATTTTGGGCAAAACTTCACGGGCGTAGCGGAAATAACGATACAAAATCCGAAAAAAGGTCAGCGGATAGAATTCCGTTTCGGAGAGCGATTGAACGAAGATGGCAGTCTCTATACGCAAAATCTACGCTCTGCTCGCGCGACAGACACTTATATTTGTCGTGGCGACCCGCTCGAGACTTGGTCACCGCGCTTCACGTTTCATGGCTTCCAGTATGTGGAAGTTACGGGATTGGAAGAGCCGCTGACTGAGGAGATGATCAAAGGTTTGCCTTTGAGTGCGGACTGCGAACAGGTTGGCTTTTTCGAGTGTTCCGACGAGATGCTTAATAAGTTGGCTCGCAATATCTATTGGAGCCAGAGGTCTAACTTCCTGGAAGTGCCGATGGATTGTCCCCAGCGCGACGAGCGGCTAGGCTGGTGCGATGGGGCTCAAACTTTTTTTGGAGCTGCGGCGTATCGCGCGGACGTGCAGGCCTTTTACCGCAAGTGGTGCCAGGATTTGGTTGATGCGCAATTGCCCGATGGACAATTCCCATTTCTCGCTCCCTTAGCAGTAATCGAAGAAGAGCGCATCGGTGACATGTGGGCTGGCTCTAGTCCCGGCTGGAACGATGCGGGAGTGATTTGTCCGTGGAGTCTGTATGAGTTTTATGGAGACAAAACGATGTTGGCGAAGTGTTATCCGAGCATGCTCAGGTGTATCGCTTCCTACGTGGACCAGAGCGACTCCAGCTTCTTGCCGCCGGATGGATACCGCTGTCTGGGGGATTGGCTGAATCATGACGCAGACACTCCGCACGATGTGATTCGGACTGCCTACTTCGCTCACAGCGTCAAGCTTGTGGCCCAGACCGCAGAAGTTCTTGGATTCAGTGAAGATGCGGAGACCTACGCGCAGCTGTTCGGTCGAATAGCGGAAGCGTTTCGGAAAGCGTATGTCGACGAGGCAGGTAGGGTAAAGGGGGATACGCAGGCGGCGTATGCTCTCTCCATACAGTTTGATCTACTTGGCGAAGAGCAGCTTGCAATGGCGAGCTCGCACCTCGTTCGCTCTGTCGTGGAACGGGCCTGGACTCCTTCTACCGGTCTGCTGGTTACGCTTCCCTTGATGCAGGCGCTATCCAAAATCAATCGACGCGATGTTGCCTTGAAGATTCTCCAAAACGACCGTTTCCCGTCTTGGAAGTTCTCCATCCGAAATGGAGCGACTACGATCTGGGAGCGCTGGGATAGCTGGACTCCTGAAGAGGGCTATGGCGACATGTTTATGAACTCCTTCAACCATTTTACCTTGGGCGGAGTTTATCAGTGGATGGCAGAGAACATCGGGGGAATTCGAAACGTGGGGATTGCGTTTGATGAGATTGCGATAGCTCCCTGTCCGTCGGAGGAGCTCTCATTTGCGAGTTTCAAATTCCGGAGTCCCAGGGGCTTGATTTCTGTGGATTGGAAAGTGGATAACGGGGGGCTTAAGATCGATTGCCAAGCTCCTGGCAGCATCACGGTCAGGCTTGGTGATGTCGATTTAAACAAACTCTCGGAATTTAAGGTCAATGGGTCCTTGATCACTGTGGAAGACGGGTTTGGGGGAGAGGGTGCCTTTTCCTGCGAACAATCTAATCAGTGA
- a CDS encoding TolC family protein: MFWNPASSLRRRLLSSFLLVAAPLVSSQDEPTIKDGEVLSLPRALQILLEQNFDLQVQELEVGVARDELQQAWGTFDPTLFASVNFEDNQRKLNAIDYSSFGIVSDPQDSLFLEDNERTALGISGKLPTFGTDIELSTSLNRLVNDVNSEGRFFSPEFETGVNLAISQPLLKGFWGKAPMAEVHAAEYSVRIAERGREIEVVNKLIQLTDSYLDLAFAQENIDVKLRAVDLAETLLDENKKRVEVGKMSGLDVTQAEVQVSEALEELVLAKDFARERRLRLLALILQSFSGASLPEFEVEADLSVGAISRSPRTLAESALEQRPDLKLAMEEIGRSQVERKRLRSDRLPQLDLKLSYGLGGLDDGGYASYRQITDNPADQWSAGVVMTMPFANKKSRASARIAERRAEQAEIEAARMRTQISLEVSNGVQRLDSLRERLENASRSRELADKGLEVEQARLEAGQSTSFAVLDLQQTASEAATRELAAQVDLKKAEVELWAIVGELPERLGLIINPVEKESDRGRLAWLPKPF, from the coding sequence ATGTTTTGGAATCCTGCTTCCTCTCTGCGTAGACGTTTGCTGTCTTCGTTTCTTTTAGTCGCTGCTCCGCTCGTTTCGTCGCAAGACGAGCCGACGATCAAAGATGGCGAGGTGCTTTCCTTGCCTCGTGCTCTGCAAATTCTGCTGGAGCAAAACTTTGATCTGCAAGTTCAAGAACTTGAAGTCGGCGTGGCTCGAGACGAGTTGCAGCAAGCGTGGGGCACTTTTGATCCGACGCTTTTTGCCAGCGTAAATTTCGAGGATAACCAGCGTAAGCTCAACGCTATCGACTACTCTAGCTTCGGCATCGTGAGCGATCCCCAGGACTCGCTTTTTCTAGAGGACAATGAGCGGACCGCTTTAGGGATCTCGGGCAAGCTTCCCACTTTTGGCACCGATATCGAGCTGTCAACCAGCCTGAATCGTTTGGTTAACGACGTTAATAGTGAAGGGCGTTTCTTTTCGCCGGAGTTCGAGACCGGTGTGAACCTCGCCATCAGCCAGCCATTGTTGAAAGGGTTCTGGGGCAAGGCTCCCATGGCCGAGGTGCATGCGGCGGAGTATTCGGTTCGCATTGCCGAGCGGGGACGGGAAATCGAAGTCGTTAACAAACTGATTCAGCTCACCGACTCTTACCTCGATCTGGCGTTCGCTCAGGAAAACATCGACGTGAAGCTGCGGGCGGTGGATTTAGCGGAGACGTTGTTGGATGAGAACAAGAAGCGGGTGGAAGTGGGCAAGATGTCCGGACTCGATGTCACGCAGGCTGAGGTGCAGGTTTCCGAAGCCTTGGAGGAATTGGTCTTGGCCAAGGATTTCGCCCGCGAGCGCCGGCTGCGTTTGCTCGCATTGATTTTGCAAAGCTTCAGCGGCGCCTCGCTTCCTGAGTTTGAGGTTGAGGCGGATTTGTCAGTGGGAGCGATCAGTCGTAGTCCCCGAACTTTGGCTGAATCCGCTTTGGAACAACGTCCGGACCTGAAGCTGGCGATGGAAGAAATTGGCCGCAGCCAGGTTGAGCGAAAGCGTTTACGAAGCGATCGTTTGCCACAGCTGGACCTAAAATTGTCCTACGGTTTGGGAGGTTTGGACGATGGAGGCTACGCCAGCTACCGTCAGATAACCGATAATCCTGCGGACCAGTGGAGCGCCGGCGTGGTTATGACCATGCCTTTTGCCAACAAGAAATCTCGCGCCTCGGCCCGCATCGCCGAACGCCGAGCCGAGCAGGCGGAAATAGAAGCGGCTCGCATGCGTACACAGATTTCCCTCGAAGTTTCCAACGGGGTGCAGCGTCTAGATTCGTTGCGCGAGAGATTGGAAAATGCGAGTCGTTCCCGCGAACTTGCCGACAAAGGCTTGGAAGTAGAGCAAGCTCGCCTCGAGGCGGGACAATCCACCAGCTTCGCGGTTCTCGATTTGCAGCAAACCGCATCGGAAGCCGCGACGCGCGAACTGGCTGCTCAGGTTGACCTCAAGAAAGCGGAGGTCGAACTTTGGGCGATCGTCGGCGAATTGCCTGAGCGATTGGGGCTCATCATCAATCCCGTTGAGAAAGAGTCAGACCGAGGTCGCCTCGCCTGGCTTCCCAAACCTTTTTAA
- a CDS encoding efflux RND transporter periplasmic adaptor subunit: MRIVAISCLCLASNLFGADPVRVQGLVLPFQEVTLSSAVSGLVDTVEIEEGDHVEAGQILAQLADAEARLEVERSAQVVELKRFDAQGTEKLYEQNMARQDEALEKAVELRIAELQSDLAETALERRRIRAPFAGVIVSRDKEPGEWSEPGAEFFQLVDFQQVYLQLLLPHAQTVALEIGQSIEVQSDEDAAGAEARGEVAFIDPRVDAASGFQRVKILIPNEDGQILPGVRLWAILPAD, from the coding sequence ATGCGTATAGTCGCAATTTCCTGCCTTTGTCTGGCTTCCAACTTGTTTGGTGCCGATCCCGTGCGTGTGCAGGGTTTGGTTCTTCCTTTTCAAGAAGTAACGCTTAGTTCCGCGGTGAGTGGTTTGGTGGATACGGTTGAAATCGAGGAGGGCGATCATGTCGAAGCGGGGCAGATCTTGGCTCAATTGGCGGATGCGGAAGCTCGTTTGGAGGTCGAACGCAGTGCCCAAGTTGTGGAGCTCAAACGCTTCGATGCCCAGGGAACTGAGAAACTCTACGAGCAGAATATGGCTCGGCAGGACGAGGCTTTAGAGAAGGCGGTAGAGTTGCGGATAGCCGAATTGCAGAGCGATCTGGCGGAGACCGCTCTCGAACGCCGCCGTATCCGAGCTCCCTTTGCCGGAGTGATTGTTTCTCGAGATAAGGAACCCGGCGAATGGTCCGAACCGGGGGCGGAATTCTTTCAGCTGGTCGACTTCCAGCAAGTCTATCTCCAGCTTCTCCTTCCGCATGCTCAGACCGTCGCGCTCGAGATCGGGCAATCGATCGAAGTGCAAAGCGATGAAGATGCTGCTGGAGCTGAAGCTCGTGGCGAAGTGGCTTTCATCGATCCCCGAGTCGACGCCGCCAGCGGATTTCAGAGAGTGAAAATCCTGATACCGAATGAAGATGGTCAAATCCTCCCAGGCGTAAGGCTTTGGGCGATTCTTCCTGCGGATTGA
- a CDS encoding efflux RND transporter periplasmic adaptor subunit: MASTEIDTFWKRLESLSEFNGTASSYWPRFAELLAHAAEGRVVSILTRPLDDSGSWREQACFGVLENGRESFPREVVDKLAAAAESVGLAEGAAGTDGTQTVIGLRIQTGDEKTLGLAVILTEAVSPPAASGRRDRLRLLASRPAADLARRKEKAARQDLSKTTLALEVSSRLAVHRKFRSASMAWVNELASALKCSRTALAWLEGRHLRLVAVSQMEKFSKKTQMTRDLEAVMDEALAQDDEVVWPAAEESFVVAREHGQYAAHSGESFLLSVPLRIDNRSVAVVHFQRQETAFGPDEIALVRALADQASPWLDQLRRTTQWRGRFRSWGSSLVGVEHTGAKLLAVLGLALILGITLVPVRYRVDAPFILRSSHQALLPAPFDGYIASVEREVGDAIAEGDVLLTLDDSALRQQEAGLLADIERFRGEADQAESSGRFAERRIALARGNQAAAELETVRYRIEQSLVRSPISGEVVEGRHRERLGSAVETGELLYRIAQLDSVYAEIDIDERDVQEVGVDSIGKLAFTSRPDVTFDLVLTRIDPAGTAKANGNVFVARAELGQASEDWWRPGMTGLVKIDAGKRNLFWIAMHRLRDFLRLKVWWW, from the coding sequence TTGGCATCCACAGAAATAGACACCTTTTGGAAGCGGCTCGAATCGCTTTCCGAGTTTAACGGAACCGCGAGTTCCTACTGGCCCCGCTTCGCTGAACTCCTCGCCCATGCGGCGGAGGGGCGAGTCGTATCCATTTTGACCCGACCGCTGGATGATTCAGGATCGTGGCGTGAGCAGGCCTGTTTTGGCGTCCTTGAAAATGGGCGTGAGTCCTTTCCCCGCGAAGTGGTCGACAAGTTGGCTGCTGCGGCGGAGTCCGTGGGGCTGGCGGAAGGCGCGGCTGGCACGGATGGTACACAGACTGTTATCGGTCTACGGATACAAACGGGCGACGAGAAGACACTCGGGTTGGCAGTTATCTTAACAGAGGCTGTGTCGCCTCCTGCTGCTTCTGGACGCAGGGATCGTTTACGCCTGTTGGCGAGTCGGCCCGCTGCCGATTTGGCTCGGAGGAAAGAGAAGGCGGCGAGGCAAGACTTGTCGAAGACCACGCTCGCTCTGGAGGTATCCAGTCGGCTCGCTGTTCACCGTAAATTTCGCTCCGCCAGTATGGCTTGGGTCAACGAGTTGGCATCCGCTCTCAAGTGCAGTCGTACAGCTCTGGCCTGGTTAGAAGGGCGTCATCTTCGCTTAGTTGCGGTGAGCCAAATGGAGAAGTTTTCCAAGAAGACGCAAATGACCCGCGACTTGGAAGCGGTCATGGACGAAGCCTTGGCTCAAGACGATGAAGTTGTTTGGCCGGCTGCGGAGGAATCTTTTGTCGTCGCTCGGGAGCACGGGCAATACGCTGCTCACAGTGGTGAGTCTTTTCTATTGTCGGTTCCCCTGCGAATCGATAACCGATCGGTGGCAGTAGTACATTTTCAACGACAAGAGACTGCGTTCGGTCCCGATGAAATCGCTCTTGTGCGGGCTCTGGCGGATCAGGCCAGTCCTTGGCTCGATCAGCTGCGACGCACGACGCAGTGGCGAGGTCGGTTTCGGTCTTGGGGAAGTTCGCTTGTCGGTGTGGAGCATACCGGAGCGAAGCTTTTGGCGGTCTTGGGCTTGGCCTTGATTCTCGGCATAACGCTGGTGCCAGTTCGTTATCGGGTGGATGCTCCTTTCATTCTGCGGAGTTCTCACCAAGCTTTGCTGCCCGCACCATTCGATGGATACATTGCCAGCGTTGAGCGCGAGGTGGGAGATGCGATTGCGGAAGGTGATGTGCTGCTTACGCTAGATGACTCTGCCCTGCGTCAACAGGAGGCTGGTTTGTTGGCGGATATAGAACGATTTCGCGGCGAAGCGGATCAGGCGGAGAGTTCGGGACGTTTTGCCGAACGACGAATTGCTTTGGCCCGAGGCAATCAAGCGGCAGCAGAACTGGAAACGGTGCGCTACCGGATCGAGCAAAGTCTAGTACGTTCGCCAATCTCTGGCGAGGTAGTGGAAGGGCGACATCGCGAGCGACTCGGTTCTGCGGTGGAAACGGGCGAGCTGCTCTATCGAATTGCCCAGCTAGATTCTGTCTACGCGGAGATCGATATAGACGAGCGCGACGTGCAAGAAGTCGGAGTTGATTCGATCGGGAAGTTGGCGTTCACAAGCCGGCCTGATGTGACATTCGATTTGGTTCTTACGCGTATCGACCCAGCGGGTACGGCGAAAGCGAACGGAAATGTTTTTGTCGCTCGGGCGGAACTGGGTCAGGCGAGTGAAGATTGGTGGCGACCGGGTATGACTGGTCTAGTCAAAATCGACGCCGGCAAGCGGAACCTGTTCTGGATCGCGATGCATCGCCTCCGCGACTTCTTAAGACTGAAGGTTTGGTGGTGGTGA
- a CDS encoding DUF6941 family protein: MEILTACLCDSAKDYQGKLCILGAFDTIAANELPATHPNCAIALRISSVAEDLGSHQINVSLLDSEGKNLLPAGAIKVNFALPVLPENHHFTTTNCIINLQSIVLPKHGNYRLEVFLDGEKAGKIPLQVVPQN; this comes from the coding sequence ATGGAAATCCTGACCGCCTGTCTCTGCGACTCCGCTAAAGACTACCAAGGCAAGCTCTGTATCCTAGGCGCCTTTGATACAATAGCGGCTAACGAACTACCCGCTACCCATCCGAATTGCGCTATCGCCCTTCGTATTTCGAGTGTAGCAGAGGACCTCGGATCCCACCAAATCAACGTCTCCTTGCTCGATTCCGAAGGGAAAAACTTGCTCCCGGCAGGGGCGATAAAAGTGAATTTTGCCCTTCCGGTCCTACCCGAAAACCACCACTTCACCACCACCAACTGCATCATAAACCTGCAAAGCATCGTGCTTCCCAAACACGGAAACTACCGTTTAGAAGTGTTCCTAGATGGCGAAAAAGCGGGCAAAATCCCCTTGCAAGTGGTGCCTCAGAATTAG